A portion of the Avibacterium sp. 20-132 genome contains these proteins:
- the miaB gene encoding tRNA (N6-isopentenyl adenosine(37)-C2)-methylthiotransferase MiaB, which translates to MTQKLHIKTWGCQMNEYDSSKMADLLNSTHGLELTEIPEEADVLLLNTCSIREKAQEKVFHQLGRWKELKKTNPALVIGVGGCVASQEGDHIRSRAPYVDIVFGPQTLHRLPEMINQIRGGKSSVVDVSFPEIEKFDRLPEPRAEGPTAFVSIMEGCNKYCTFCVVPYTRGEEVSRPLDDVLFEIAQLAEQGVREVNLLGQNVNAYRGPTHDGGICSFAELLRLVAAIDGIDRVRFTTSHPIEFTDDIIEVYADTPELVSFLHLPVQSGSDRILNQMKRGHTALEYKSIIRKLRKVRPDIQISSDFIVGFPGETEQDFEDTMNLIAQVNFDMSFSFIYSARPGTPAADIPDDVSEEEKKQRLYVLQQRINNQAAQFSRAMLGTEQRVLVEGPSKKDIMELTGRTETNRIVNFIGTPDMIGKFVDIKITDVFTNSLRGDVVRTEDQMGLRVVQSPQAVINRTRKEDELGVGHYQG; encoded by the coding sequence ATGACGCAAAAATTACATATTAAAACGTGGGGCTGTCAGATGAATGAGTATGATAGCTCAAAAATGGCAGATTTATTAAATAGTACGCACGGTTTGGAATTAACCGAGATTCCTGAAGAAGCGGATGTGTTGCTGTTAAACACCTGTTCTATTCGTGAAAAAGCGCAGGAAAAAGTGTTTCATCAGTTAGGACGTTGGAAAGAATTAAAGAAAACAAATCCTGCGTTAGTGATTGGCGTAGGGGGGTGTGTGGCTTCACAAGAAGGCGATCATATTCGTAGCCGTGCGCCTTATGTTGATATTGTCTTTGGCCCACAAACCTTGCACCGCCTGCCTGAAATGATCAATCAGATTCGTGGAGGGAAAAGTTCCGTGGTGGACGTGAGTTTCCCTGAAATTGAAAAATTTGACCGTTTACCAGAACCGCGTGCTGAAGGGCCAACGGCCTTTGTGTCTATTATGGAAGGCTGTAATAAATATTGCACTTTCTGTGTTGTGCCTTATACCCGTGGCGAAGAAGTGAGCCGTCCGCTAGATGATGTGCTATTTGAGATCGCACAGCTAGCCGAACAAGGCGTACGTGAAGTGAATTTATTAGGGCAAAATGTGAATGCGTACCGCGGGCCAACGCACGATGGGGGGATTTGTTCTTTTGCTGAATTATTGCGTTTAGTGGCGGCGATTGATGGCATTGATCGTGTGCGTTTTACCACGAGCCACCCGATTGAATTTACGGATGATATTATTGAGGTTTATGCGGATACCCCTGAATTAGTTAGCTTTTTACATTTACCTGTACAAAGTGGTTCAGATCGTATTCTAAATCAAATGAAGCGTGGGCATACGGCATTGGAATATAAATCCATTATTCGCAAATTACGCAAAGTACGCCCGGATATTCAGATTAGCTCTGACTTTATTGTTGGTTTCCCCGGCGAAACAGAGCAAGATTTTGAAGATACAATGAATCTGATTGCACAAGTAAATTTCGATATGAGCTTTAGCTTCATCTATTCTGCACGTCCGGGAACACCTGCAGCGGATATTCCTGATGATGTGAGCGAAGAGGAGAAAAAACAACGCTTATATGTGCTACAACAACGCATTAACAATCAAGCGGCACAATTTAGCCGGGCAATGCTTGGCACAGAACAGCGCGTGTTAGTGGAAGGCCCCTCTAAAAAAGATATTATGGAATTGACTGGTCGAACTGAAACAAATCGGATTGTGAATTTTATCGGAACACCAGATATGATTGGTAAGTTTGTTGATATTAAAATCACCGATGTATTCACCAACTCTCTGCGTGGTGATGTTGTGCGCACCGAAGATCAAATGGGTTTGCGTGTCGTGCAATCCCCACAAGCCGTGATTAACCGCACGCGCAAGGAAGATGAACTCGGTGTAGGGCATTATCAAGGCTAA
- a CDS encoding ribose-phosphate pyrophosphokinase produces the protein MPDIKLFAGNATPELAKRISERLYLSLGDATVGRFSDGEIQVQINENVRGSDVFIIQSTCAPTNDNLMELLVMVDALRRASAGRITAVIPYFGYARQDRRVRSARVPITAKVVADFLSSVGVDRVLTCDLHAEQIQGFFDVPVDNVFGSPVLIHDILKKTDLENPIVVSPDIGGVVRARAVAKLLNDTDMAIIDKRRPKANVAQVMHIIGDVAGRDCILVDDMIDTGGTLCKAAEALKERGARRVFAYATHAVFSGSAAKNLASDALDEIVVTDTIPLIPEIKALGKVRVLTLSSMLAEAIRRISNEESISAMFS, from the coding sequence ATGCCTGACATAAAACTTTTCGCTGGTAATGCAACGCCAGAACTAGCAAAACGAATTTCTGAACGCTTATATCTCTCACTGGGTGATGCCACTGTGGGACGTTTTAGTGATGGAGAAATTCAAGTTCAGATCAATGAAAACGTGCGTGGTAGTGATGTTTTCATTATTCAATCAACCTGCGCGCCAACAAATGATAACCTAATGGAATTACTTGTGATGGTTGATGCCTTACGCCGTGCATCAGCAGGCCGTATCACTGCGGTAATCCCTTATTTCGGCTATGCGCGTCAAGATCGCCGTGTACGCTCTGCTCGTGTTCCAATCACAGCAAAAGTCGTGGCAGATTTCTTATCAAGCGTTGGGGTGGATCGCGTTTTAACTTGTGATCTTCACGCAGAACAAATTCAAGGTTTCTTTGATGTCCCTGTGGATAACGTATTTGGTTCTCCAGTGTTAATTCACGATATTTTAAAGAAAACCGATCTTGAAAATCCAATCGTTGTTTCGCCTGATATTGGCGGTGTGGTTCGCGCTCGTGCAGTTGCTAAATTGCTCAACGATACCGATATGGCAATCATTGATAAACGTCGTCCAAAAGCGAATGTCGCACAAGTAATGCATATTATTGGTGATGTGGCTGGACGTGATTGTATTCTTGTTGATGATATGATCGATACAGGGGGAACACTATGCAAAGCAGCAGAAGCCTTAAAAGAACGTGGTGCGAGACGTGTCTTTGCTTACGCAACCCACGCAGTATTCTCTGGGTCAGCCGCGAAGAACCTTGCCAGTGATGCCCTTGATGAAATCGTCGTAACCGATACAATCCCACTTATTCCTGAAATCAAAGCGTTAGGTAAAGTGCGGGTGCTTACGCTTTCAAGTATGCTTGCTGAAGCCATTCGCCGTATTAGTAACGAAGAATCGATCTCTGCAATGTTTAGCTAG
- the ispE gene encoding 4-(cytidine 5'-diphospho)-2-C-methyl-D-erythritol kinase, whose protein sequence is MKNYHFSTALLNPPKNGRYRFPSPAKLNLFLYINGRLENGYHELQTLFQFLDFGDWLDIEVREDSQILLSPEIPQLKQEENLIYRAARLLQQHTGCQLGAKIHLDKILPMGGGVGGGSSNAATTLVALNTLWNTQCSLKDLAELSLQLGADVPIFVHGKAAFAEGVGEKIDYCYPPEKWYVVLKPEVSISTGLIFQDPHLPRNTPKKPLSQLLAENYTNDCEKIVRDHYPEVEELLGWLLQYAPARLTGTGACVFAEFDDAQSAQAVFLNKPKDCFGFVAQGVNVSPLHQVMKHLFK, encoded by the coding sequence ATGAAAAATTATCATTTTTCCACCGCACTTTTAAATCCACCAAAAAATGGACGATACCGCTTTCCTAGCCCTGCAAAATTAAATTTGTTTCTTTATATTAATGGACGCTTGGAAAATGGCTACCACGAATTGCAAACCCTGTTCCAATTTCTGGATTTTGGCGATTGGCTAGACATTGAGGTAAGGGAGGATTCACAGATTCTTCTCTCACCAGAGATACCTCAATTAAAACAAGAAGAGAATCTCATTTATCGTGCCGCGCGTTTACTCCAACAGCATACAGGTTGCCAACTAGGCGCGAAGATTCACTTGGATAAAATCTTGCCAATGGGAGGCGGCGTTGGCGGAGGCTCATCAAATGCGGCGACGACACTGGTAGCACTTAATACGTTGTGGAATACCCAATGTTCTCTTAAAGACTTAGCGGAATTAAGCTTACAACTGGGGGCGGATGTGCCAATCTTTGTTCACGGTAAAGCGGCTTTTGCTGAAGGAGTAGGAGAAAAAATTGATTATTGTTATCCACCAGAAAAATGGTATGTGGTGCTAAAACCTGAGGTTTCTATTTCAACAGGGCTTATTTTTCAAGATCCTCATTTGCCACGCAATACCCCCAAAAAGCCTCTTTCACAACTTTTAGCTGAAAATTATACAAACGATTGCGAAAAAATTGTGCGAGATCATTATCCAGAGGTTGAAGAACTACTGGGCTGGTTGTTACAATATGCCCCCGCAAGACTAACGGGAACAGGGGCTTGTGTTTTCGCAGAATTTGACGATGCTCAATCTGCTCAAGCAGTATTTCTAAATAAGCCAAAAGACTGTTTTGGTTTTGTTGCACAAGGAGTGAATGTTTCGCCATTGCATCAAGTGATGAAACATTTATTCAAATAA
- the lolB gene encoding lipoprotein insertase outer membrane protein LolB — MNSLKTLFIPLIISLLLAGCALDIDENRPTNVQYIEKNDRTWQQHLQQIQQIQAYHAEGQIGYISTKQRFSTAFDWQYQTPTAYTLILSSALSRAKLTFKMHTQGLTISDEKGNQRSAKDAQRLLREIIGMDIPLTQLATWLKGEPNNQQDYNVGTNHLLANFTYRINDEQWTVDYLNYHQERSPALPRDILLKNAQQTLKIRVNHWKY; from the coding sequence ATGAACTCCTTAAAAACCCTTTTTATTCCTTTAATTATCAGTTTGTTACTGGCTGGCTGTGCGCTTGATATTGATGAGAACCGTCCAACCAATGTGCAATATATTGAAAAAAACGACCGCACTTGGCAGCAACATTTGCAACAAATTCAACAAATCCAAGCCTATCACGCAGAAGGGCAAATTGGCTATATCAGCACCAAACAGCGCTTTTCTACTGCCTTTGATTGGCAATATCAAACCCCCACCGCCTATACACTGATACTTTCTTCTGCACTAAGCCGCGCAAAACTTACCTTCAAAATGCACACGCAAGGTTTAACCATTTCTGATGAAAAAGGTAATCAGCGTTCTGCAAAAGATGCGCAACGATTATTACGTGAAATTATCGGAATGGATATTCCTCTCACCCAACTGGCCACTTGGCTAAAAGGGGAACCAAACAATCAGCAAGATTACAACGTAGGGACAAACCATTTGCTGGCGAACTTCACTTATCGCATAAATGATGAACAATGGACGGTAGATTATTTGAATTATCACCAAGAACGCTCGCCCGCCTTGCCACGAGATATTTTGCTAAAAAACGCCCAACAAACCTTAAAAATTCGCGTTAATCATTGGAAATACTAA
- the arcA gene encoding two-component system response regulator ArcA, whose amino-acid sequence MVTAKVLIVEDEAITRNTLKSIFEAEGYDVFEANDGVQMHNILSSQEINLVIMDINLPGKNGLMLARELRETTNTALMFLTGRDNEVDKILGLEIGADDYITKPFNPRELTIRARNLLQRTMAENTKHTLQQVEQYRFNGWTLDLNSRTLINPEGEEYKLPRSEFRAMLQFCENPGKIQSREELLKKMTGRELKPQDRTVDVTIRRIRKHFEDHPDTPELISTIHGEGYRFCGEIEA is encoded by the coding sequence ATGGTTACAGCAAAAGTTTTGATCGTTGAAGATGAAGCCATTACAAGGAACACGCTAAAAAGCATTTTTGAAGCAGAAGGATATGACGTATTTGAAGCCAATGACGGCGTACAAATGCACAACATTCTTTCCAGCCAAGAAATTAACCTAGTCATTATGGACATTAATTTACCCGGCAAAAATGGACTAATGCTTGCACGAGAATTGCGTGAAACAACCAACACCGCGTTAATGTTCCTCACTGGGCGCGATAATGAAGTGGATAAAATCTTAGGCTTAGAAATTGGCGCGGATGATTACATCACCAAGCCATTTAATCCAAGAGAATTAACGATTCGTGCGAGAAATTTATTACAACGCACTATGGCTGAAAACACCAAACACACCTTGCAACAAGTGGAACAATATCGTTTTAATGGCTGGACGTTAGATCTCAACAGCCGCACATTGATTAATCCAGAAGGTGAAGAATACAAACTACCGCGTAGTGAATTCCGTGCGATGTTACAATTTTGCGAAAACCCGGGGAAAATTCAATCTCGTGAAGAATTATTGAAAAAAATGACTGGACGTGAACTAAAACCGCAAGATAGAACCGTGGATGTAACCATTCGCCGCATTCGTAAGCATTTTGAAGATCACCCTGATACCCCAGAACTTATCTCCACCATTCACGGTGAAGGATATCGTTTTTGTGGGGAAATTGAGGCATAA
- the ykgO gene encoding type B 50S ribosomal protein L36: MQVLSSLKTAKTRHPKCKVVRRHGVVYVICKENPRFKARQGGKKKKR; encoded by the coding sequence ATGCAGGTCCTTTCCTCATTAAAAACCGCAAAAACACGCCATCCTAAATGTAAAGTGGTTCGCAGACACGGTGTTGTTTATGTCATTTGCAAAGAAAACCCTCGCTTTAAAGCACGACAAGGTGGAAAAAAGAAAAAGCGTTAA
- a CDS encoding type B 50S ribosomal protein L31: MKKGIHPENYRTVLFYDSNAKQGFLIRSCARTTQTMKWEDGKEYPVFMCDTSSASHPFYTGKTRQINNEGRASSFLNRYSKFGSLKSK, from the coding sequence ATGAAAAAAGGAATTCATCCTGAAAATTACCGTACGGTACTTTTTTATGACAGTAACGCCAAACAAGGCTTTTTAATTCGTTCTTGTGCCAGAACTACACAAACGATGAAATGGGAAGATGGCAAAGAGTATCCCGTATTTATGTGTGATACCTCCTCTGCCTCGCACCCATTTTATACTGGCAAAACAAGACAAATTAATAATGAAGGCAGAGCAAGTAGCTTCCTGAACAGATATAGCAAATTTGGCTCACTCAAATCAAAATAA
- a CDS encoding protein-disulfide reductase DsbD, which yields MKKIFTFLFCFCTALVAQAGLFDSKPRFFHADEAFQFSTQSNGENLQLIWQIAPDYYLYKKEISVEQAEQKVAHLPFPPAEKYQDEFFGETEIYRNHLALTVPISSTTPHTVSVTYQGCTKGFCYPPETKIVQWQPSSLDLVEKSSPKNTALMPALNEQQSLAQRLFESKYAVFGFFLLGVGLAFTPCVLPMLPLLSAVVIGSGQRPSTVRALGLSLAYIQGMALTYTLLGLAVAAIGLPFQIALQSPYVLIGLSLIFILLALSMFGVFTLQLPSSLQTKLTLLSQKQKGGAFGGVFVMGMIAGLVASPCTSAPLSGALLYVAQSGDLFTGAITLYLLALGMGVPLILATVFGNRILPKSGDWLEKVKVIFGFVMLALPVFLLSRILPEIWENRLWALLGVSFCLWAGLQIKARGIGWVLRIGFFILAMMLVKPLQGWLWAESNLVQVTNAHQNTFQKVSTYEELQKILQKNDRTFAMLDLYADWCVACKEFEKYTFSDPKVQQAFDNILLLQVDMTKNSNENKALMEKLNVLGLPTLIFFDQQGNEIESARITGFMNGDTFFHWLKERLK from the coding sequence ATGAAAAAGATTTTTACCTTTTTGTTTTGTTTTTGTACCGCACTTGTGGCACAGGCAGGGCTGTTTGATAGCAAACCGCGATTTTTTCACGCGGATGAGGCGTTTCAATTTTCTACCCAATCTAATGGGGAGAATTTGCAGTTAATATGGCAAATTGCACCCGATTATTATCTTTATAAAAAAGAAATTTCAGTTGAACAAGCGGAACAAAAAGTCGCACATTTACCGTTTCCACCCGCAGAAAAATATCAAGATGAATTTTTTGGTGAAACGGAAATTTACCGTAATCATTTAGCCTTAACTGTGCCAATTTCATCAACAACACCACACACAGTTAGCGTGACCTACCAAGGTTGCACCAAAGGGTTTTGTTACCCGCCAGAAACCAAAATTGTGCAATGGCAGCCTTCATCATTAGATTTAGTAGAAAAATCTTCGCCCAAAAACACCGCACTTATGCCAGCATTAAATGAACAGCAATCTTTGGCGCAACGTCTCTTTGAAAGCAAGTATGCTGTGTTTGGTTTTTTCTTATTAGGCGTTGGTTTGGCATTTACCCCTTGTGTATTGCCAATGTTACCGTTGCTCTCCGCGGTGGTGATTGGTAGCGGGCAACGTCCAAGCACCGTGCGTGCCTTAGGCTTGAGTTTGGCTTATATTCAAGGAATGGCATTGACTTACACCTTGCTTGGTTTAGCGGTGGCTGCGATAGGCTTGCCGTTTCAAATTGCACTGCAAAGTCCTTATGTGCTAATCGGTTTATCGTTGATTTTTATTTTGCTTGCCTTATCAATGTTTGGTGTATTCACCTTACAATTGCCTTCATCATTGCAAACAAAGCTGACCTTATTAAGCCAAAAACAAAAGGGCGGTGCGTTTGGTGGCGTTTTTGTAATGGGAATGATCGCAGGACTTGTGGCATCACCTTGCACTTCCGCGCCATTATCGGGGGCATTACTTTATGTCGCGCAAAGCGGTGATTTATTTACGGGGGCGATTACCCTTTATTTACTCGCCTTAGGAATGGGCGTGCCATTGATTCTAGCTACGGTTTTCGGTAATCGCATCTTGCCAAAATCGGGTGATTGGTTAGAAAAAGTGAAAGTGATTTTCGGCTTTGTTATGCTTGCTTTGCCAGTTTTCCTACTTTCTCGCATTTTGCCCGAAATCTGGGAAAACCGCTTATGGGCGTTGCTTGGTGTGTCTTTCTGCTTATGGGCAGGCTTGCAAATAAAGGCGCGAGGCATTGGCTGGGTGTTGCGTATTGGCTTTTTCATCTTAGCAATGATGTTGGTTAAGCCCTTGCAAGGGTGGCTGTGGGCTGAATCTAATTTAGTGCAAGTAACAAACGCTCATCAAAATACTTTTCAAAAAGTAAGTACTTATGAAGAGCTGCAAAAAATCTTGCAAAAAAACGACCGCACTTTTGCTATGCTTGATTTGTACGCTGATTGGTGTGTGGCGTGCAAGGAATTTGAAAAATACACTTTTTCTGATCCCAAGGTTCAGCAGGCGTTTGACAATATTTTATTGTTACAAGTTGATATGACAAAAAATAGCAATGAAAACAAAGCATTAATGGAAAAATTAAATGTGCTAGGGTTACCAACCCTTATCTTTTTTGATCAGCAAGGTAATGAAATTGAATCCGCTCGAATTACAGGATTTATGAATGGCGATACATTTTTTCATTGGTTGAAAGAGCGTTTGAAGTAG